A segment of the Robbsia sp. KACC 23696 genome:
CCCGGCGATCGAGCGCTGGGAGCTGGATCCGGCGGTACCGGCGCGTCCCCCGAAGGGTATCGAATTCGCGGTGCTGGATACGCCGGCCGGTCTGTCCGGCGCGACGCTGCAGCAGGTCGCCGCCATAGCCGACAAGCTGATCGTGCCGCTGCAGGCGTCTATCTTCGATATCTTCGCGACGCAGGCCTTCCTGCGGGCCCTGGCCGAGGACAAGGCGCTGAAGCGGCGTCATACGCAGATCGGCATCGTCGGCATGCGCGTGGACCAACGCACCAAAGCGGCCGACGAATTGCATCGTTTCGTCGAAGGCCTGGGCATCACGGTGCTGGGCGATCTGCGGGATACGCAGAATTACGTGCAGTTGGCCGCGCATGGCCGTTCCATCTGGGACGTGGGCCAAAGCAGGGTGGAAAAAGACCTGCCGCAGTGGACGCCGATCATCGACTGGGTCCGTGCGAAGGGCGCCTGACCGGTCGATCGACGGCGCGGAACGTACGGCATAAGGCGCCCGACATCGATCGCCGCTTAGCGAGGCGCTTGCTGCAAGGGCACGTGACCCCGCTGTTCCTTGATCTTATTGTCGGCGTCGACGAAAACGAGGTTCGGCGTAAAGCCGGCCTGCACGTCCTTCTCGTTGACCATGGCGAACGCGGCGATGATCACCAGGTCGCCGATCTCCGCACGCCGCGCGGCGGAGCCGTTCAAGGAGATCATGCCGCTCCCACGCTCGCCCCGAATGGCATAGGTGGTGAAGCGCTCGCCATTGTTGATGTTCCAAATATCGATTTGCTCGTTCTCGGCGATATTGGACGCTTCCAGCAGGTCTTCATCGATTGCGCAAGATCCTTCGTAATGCAGTTCGCATTGCGTCACGGTGGCGCGATGGATCTTCGACTTCAACATCGTACGAAACATGGCAGTTCAGATTTCCAGGTTGTCGATCAAACGGGTGCTACCCAGCTTCGCCGCGGCCAGCACGACCAGGGATTCGGCGGTCTCAGCTTGCGCGATATCGTCGGCGCCCGGCACACGCAGGTCGGCGCGACGCCGGATGGCGATATAGTCGGGCAGCCAGCCGGCGGCTTGCAGCGCCGCGCGCGCCTCGGCTTCCAAATGCGCGAAGTTCTTTTCCCCTGCCAGCACCTGGTCGCGGATGCCCGACAGCAAGCCATAGAGCCGCGGGGCCTCGGCACGATCGTCGGGGCTCAGGAAGCGGTTCCGCGACGAGAGGGCGAGCCCATCGGTATCACGCACCGTTTCCGCGGCGATGATGTCGGTGGGCAGCGCAAATTGTTGCGCCAATTGCCGCACGATCATCAACTGCTGATAATCCTTCTTGCCGAAAACCGCCACGCGCGGATTCACGCAGCTGAACAGTTTCATCACGACCGTGCAGACGCCGGCGAAAAAACCGGGGCGGAATTCGCCTTCCAGGATATCGCCGAGGTCCGCGGGCGGATGAATGCGATATTGCTGCGGCACCGGGTAAAGATCGGTTTCGGTCGGTGCGAACAGCACGTAGACATTCTCGCTTTGCAGCTTTTCGATGTCTTCCTGCAGCGTGCGCGGGTAACGGTCGAAATCCTCGTTAGGCCCGAATTGCAGCCGGTTGACGAAGATGCTGGCCACCACCGGGTCGCCGTGTTGGCGCGCCTTGCGCATCAGCGACAGGTGGCCTTCGTGAAGATTGCCCATCGTCGGCACGAAGGCGACGCGCGTCTGTCCGCGCAACTGGTCGCGCAAGTCGTGAATCGAACTAATGACTTTCATGGTGAAACTCGGTCTCCTGGCGTCCAGCGGATCGGGCTTGCCGATCGTGCGCAGCCTGCGCTGTCACGACCTGTCCAAGTGGGCAACGCGCGATGCCGTGCAAACGCCGCACCTGCAAAAGCCACGAAACGCCCTTTTTGCATATTCGCGGGATTGTAGAGCATTCTGCGGGAATAGAGCGGCCAGTCGCGCCGCGATGGCGGCGAAGGCGCTGGAGGCGCGCCGACTTCGCACGGCAAGAAAACCGCCGCGCGGCCCGTCTCAGCTGGGTGAGTAGGCCAAACGAACGTAGATCGGGGCGTACGGTGCGGCCTGCGTGACCTGGAGCAGGGATTCGCGCGTCAATTCCAGCATGGCGATGAAATTCACGACGACCACTGGTACGCCTTCCTGGATATCGAACAGTTCGGTGAATTCCATGAACTGCCGCTCTTGCAGCTTGCGCAGCATCAAGCTCATATGCTCCCGGACCGATAGCGCTTCCCGGGTGATCTTATGGTGTGCGACCAGGCGCGCGCGCCGGAACAGATCTCGGAAAGCGGCGGCGAGATCGTCGGCATCGACGTCCGGCCAACGCGGCACCAGGCTTTCTTCCACATACACCTGTGCCTGATGGAAGTCGCGTCCGTGCTGCGGCAATTGATCCAGTTGCTGTGCCGCCAGCTTCATTTGCTCGTATTCGAGCAAGCGTCGCACCAATTCGGCGCGCGGGTCGGCGACTTCTTCATTGCTGTCCGCCTTCTTGACCGGTAGCAGCATCCGCGATTTGATCTCGATCAGCATCGCCGCCATCAGCAGATAGTCCGACGCCAGTTCCAGATTGTGCTTGCGGATCTCGTCGACATAGCCGAGGTATTGCCGCGTGACGTCCGCCATCGGGATATCCAGCACGTTCAGATTCTGCTTACGGATCAAGTACAACAGCAGATCGAGCGGACCTTCGAAACTTTCGAGGAAGACCTCGAGCGCTTGGGGCGGGATGTACAGATCCTGCGGCAGCTTGAACAGCGGCTCGCCATACAGGCGCGCGAACGCGACGCCGTCGATCACGTTCGGCGTCGAATCGGTCGCCCCGGGTGGCACGGCTAGCGGATGGCCAGCCTGCGCGTCGGCAACGACCGTGGCGCCCTCGTGGGGATGTCTGCGTGTGGCCAGTCCCGAGTGGGCCGGCCCGCCGGACGATGCGTCCGGCGGAGTCGGTGCCGTCATCTCAGATGTTTTGGTAATACACGTACGGCGTCTGTTTCACGCGCGCATGCGTATCCTCGGCGCGCTGCGCCAGATCCAGCGGCTTCTTGTCCCACAACAAGGCGCGACCGCGTTGCTGCTGCTGGTCGAGCTCGGGGTGAGTTTCCTTCAATTCGCTGAGAAATTCGGTGATTTCTGACTTGTACATGGCTCGATACAGGAGAAGACCTGGATTGGCGGGCTTGCCGATACCCTCGACGCCGATCGACGATCTGCCGACGGCAAGTCTTCGGTGCGCCCGAGTATGCCGTTATTTTAGCCTAAGCGGCGGCAATATCATCACGCGTCGCGAGACAAACGCGCAGGGGCCAGCGGCGTGCGCGACCCACTTTAGCCGTGTGCCCCGCCAAAGGCGCGCCGCCGCGCCGCGCGCGGACGGTGGGTGTATCGATCGGTACGAGGGCGACAGATAGGTCCAGTTTGTGTTCAAATAATCGCGGTCTGAACTTCGCCGCCCATTGGCGGCATCGCACCGGCGCATCGATACGACAAGGCACCGGCGCGTCACTGCGGCAACGGAGGATGTGTTTGGCGGGACGACATTTGCGGATCACCGGGGCCATGTGGCCATTGCCCATGCGTCGCCCGGGGCCGCCTGGTGGGCTACCGTACGCCTTGTTTCTGCCGCGTGGCGTATGCCCCAGCGTCGGCGAAGGGGAGCGGGTCGCGGATGCCCGGCTTCCCGGGTATGTCGAGCGGCCGGAGCGCCGGCGTCTCGCGGTCTGTCTGGCGGTTTTGCTGGCGTTATTCCTGATTCAGCCGACGGCCGCGTGGGCAAACTACGATGTCACGATCGATGCACCCCGTGCATTGAAGAAGTTGCTGAAGCAAAATCTCAATTTGTCCCGCTTTTCGAAGCGCAAGGACATCGATGCCGAGCAATTGCGTTTTCTCGTCACGGCGGCGCCGCAACAGGCGCGCGAGCTGGTCCAGACGCAAGGCTATTTCACGCCGGTGATTTCAACCGATCTGCGGCTTGCCAAAGGCAAGTCGGATAAATCGTCGGTGACGCTGCGCGTGCAGCCGGGGCCGCAGACCACCATCTCGACGGTCGATTTGTCGTTCAACGGCGCCGTGCAGAGCGAGGCGCCGGACCGCGCCTTGGCGGCGCGCGCGGCCTGGCCGCTGCAGCCGGGCGATCCGTTCTCGCAATCGGCTTGGGATGACGCGAAGCGGGCATCGCTGGCGGTGTTGCAGGCCAAGCGATATCTGGGCGCGCGCATTGTCCATTCGGAGGCGAAAATCGACCCGCGTACGCATTCGGCCGCCTTGAGCGTCGAATATGGCAGCGGGCCGACCTTTCATCTCGGGCCGATCAAGGTGAGCGGCACCAAACGCTACCCGGAATTCATCGTCGA
Coding sequences within it:
- a CDS encoding ScpA family protein encodes the protein MTAPTPPDASSGGPAHSGLATRRHPHEGATVVADAQAGHPLAVPPGATDSTPNVIDGVAFARLYGEPLFKLPQDLYIPPQALEVFLESFEGPLDLLLYLIRKQNLNVLDIPMADVTRQYLGYVDEIRKHNLELASDYLLMAAMLIEIKSRMLLPVKKADSNEEVADPRAELVRRLLEYEQMKLAAQQLDQLPQHGRDFHQAQVYVEESLVPRWPDVDADDLAAAFRDLFRRARLVAHHKITREALSVREHMSLMLRKLQERQFMEFTELFDIQEGVPVVVVNFIAMLELTRESLLQVTQAAPYAPIYVRLAYSPS
- the panC gene encoding pantoate--beta-alanine ligase, with amino-acid sequence MKVISSIHDLRDQLRGQTRVAFVPTMGNLHEGHLSLMRKARQHGDPVVASIFVNRLQFGPNEDFDRYPRTLQEDIEKLQSENVYVLFAPTETDLYPVPQQYRIHPPADLGDILEGEFRPGFFAGVCTVVMKLFSCVNPRVAVFGKKDYQQLMIVRQLAQQFALPTDIIAAETVRDTDGLALSSRNRFLSPDDRAEAPRLYGLLSGIRDQVLAGEKNFAHLEAEARAALQAAGWLPDYIAIRRRADLRVPGADDIAQAETAESLVVLAAAKLGSTRLIDNLEI
- a CDS encoding ParA family protein: MSVIAVVNPKGGVGKSTLATNLAGHFAANGEWTALGDIDPQRSSHGWLDIRSAMLPAIERWELDPAVPARPPKGIEFAVLDTPAGLSGATLQQVAAIADKLIVPLQASIFDIFATQAFLRALAEDKALKRRHTQIGIVGMRVDQRTKAADELHRFVEGLGITVLGDLRDTQNYVQLAAHGRSIWDVGQSRVEKDLPQWTPIIDWVRAKGA
- the panD gene encoding aspartate 1-decarboxylase; the protein is MFRTMLKSKIHRATVTQCELHYEGSCAIDEDLLEASNIAENEQIDIWNINNGERFTTYAIRGERGSGMISLNGSAARRAEIGDLVIIAAFAMVNEKDVQAGFTPNLVFVDADNKIKEQRGHVPLQQAPR
- a CDS encoding DUF3460 family protein, yielding MYKSEITEFLSELKETHPELDQQQQRGRALLWDKKPLDLAQRAEDTHARVKQTPYVYYQNI